A section of the Perognathus longimembris pacificus isolate PPM17 chromosome 7, ASM2315922v1, whole genome shotgun sequence genome encodes:
- the Perm1 gene encoding PGC-1 and ERR-induced regulator in muscle protein 1, whose protein sequence is MDNFQYSVQLSEQDWAEFSVTTDECGLLQAGLASGDELLSSDIDQGDSSGSSPPGPPPLLTGQLASRGRGSWGCKEEDVATQQLISRSQCEPVLALGASQQEASTSTQSEALRSLSLVAAPVSQCSFLPESAASRGEMQRLLQGPASSPAGDSSQSPEFPGCNVPSQKLPDSPGASQRSPGRKKRRGMGAKSGKRSGVPGPPAALLTPEAGPEEDLGAGTATLTAGALKDKPDPDSAGALEPGSGPSEEVARQGLDLGLPTPVPTTEQGPDQIRLAPRAELHTVPNPVQETDPDVSMAKPDVALSTPVFNPQPDMALSTLATKLQPDMTFSASTCKPQPDMVLCPSAHKLQSNVALCTPTYKPGMTLSTPATNAQPDNDLSTLAKNPQPTISLSTSASKPDITLSTPASTPQLDRIMSASASTHRLHVDFPTVGPGLKPEGDLTTSVSVAVLHDVLPHSASKTVHEVGVSTPAAPSSTPVSWVEPALADAEVSVLQGGYQEKPVREPLASAPGHPSGEAPHGPVQVTKKKKVRFSMALPNSEEPGLGEATGPPSSVTLRSPALQTRGGSSAWDAVAVGTRTPQPRILKHLPPPSPSASSMGPEPGSRFAVTLPEAYEFFFCDTIEEEDEDVEDEAVDSQALGEIQWPDTCEFFFQDFRVQRSRRQGHLAPKAPPRAECEATLPPRDLVPISIPEAYEHFFGEDGLDGTSATLLQLQTLEPLKEVELGLYPEPGPATAEQFSLAVRQADELRDPFTSFTFSQNDMCLVFVAFATWAVRTSDLHTPDAWKTVLLANIGTISAIRYFRQQMRRGRSPSRNSSPSSGPSPSPSC, encoded by the exons ATGGACAACTTCCAGTATAGCGTCCAGCTCAGTGAGCAGGACTGGGCCGAGTTCTCAGTCACCACTGATGAATGTGGCCTCTTGCAGGCTGGCCTGGCCTCTGGAGATGAGCTCTTGtccagtgacattgatcaaggggACAGCAGTGGCAGCAGCCCCCCTGGGCCCCCACCACTCCTCACTGGGCAACTGGCTTCcagggggaggggctcttggggctGCAAGGAGGAGGACGTGGCTACCCAACAGCTGATCAGCAGGTCTCAGTGTGAGCCTGTCCTGGCTCTAGGGGCTAGTCAGCAGGAAGCCAGCACGTCCACACAGTCAGAAGCTCTGCGGTCTCTCAGCTTGGTTGCTGCCCCTGTCAGCCAGTGTTCCTTCCTCCCAGAGTCAGCAGCTTCTAGAGGTGAGATGCAGAGGCTTCTACAAGGCCCTGCCTCAAGCCCTGCTGGTGATTCCTCTCAAAGTCCCGAGTTCCCTGGCTGCAATGTTCCTTCCCAGAAGCTCCCTGATAGTCCTGGAGCTTCACAGCGGAGCCCTGGCCGCAAGAAGAGGCGTGGTATGGGTGCCAAAAGTGGTAAGCGCTCAGGAGTCCCAGGCCCTCCTGCTGCACTCCTCACTCCAGAGGCCGGTCCCGAGGAGGACCTCGGGGCTGGGACAGCAACGCTGACAGCAGGAGCCTTGAAGGACAAACCGGATCCAGACTCTGCAGGTGCTCTTGAGCCAGGCTCTGGTCCCTCTGAAGAGGTTGCCAGACAAGGGCTAGACTTGGGTCTACCTACACCTGTCCCCACCACTGAGCAAGGACCAGACCAGATCAGACTGGCACCCAGAGCTGAGCTACACACAGTACCCAACCCTGTCCAGGAGACTGACCCAGATGTTTCCATGGCTAAGCCAGATGTGGCCCTGTCTACACCAGTCTTCAATCCTCAACCAGACATGGCTTTGTCTACACTTGCCACCAAACTTCAACCTGACATGACTTTTTCTGCTTCTACCTGTAAACCTCAACCTGACATGGTTTTATGTCCATCTGCACACAAGCTTCAATCTAACGTAGCTTTATGTACACCCACCTATAAGCCTGGTATGACTTTGTCTACACCTGCCACCAATGCTCAACCTGACAATGATTTGTCTACACTTGCCAAAAATCCTCAACCCACTATAAGTCTATCTACATCTGCCTCTAAGCCTGATATAACTTTATCTACACCTGCCTCCACTCCTCAACTTGACAGGATTATGTCTGCATCTGCCTCCACTCACAGACTACATGTGGACTTTCCCACAGTAGGCCCAGGGTTGAAGCCAGAGGGGGATTTGACTACGTCTGTCTCAGTGGCTGTGCtgcatgatgttctgcctcactCAGCCTCCAAGACTGTGCATGAAGTGGGTGTGTCTACGCCTGCTGCTCCCTCCTCAACCCCTGTTTCCTGGGTGGAACCTGCACTGGCAGACGCTGAGGTGTCAGTGCTTCAGGGGGGATACCAAGAGAAGCCTGTAAGAGAGCCCTTAGCCAGTGCTCCTGGACACCCCTCTGGGGAGGCCCCACATGGCCCTGTCCAAGTCACCAAGAAGAAGAAAGTTAGATTTTCTATGGCTTTGCCAAACTCTGAGGAGCCAGGGTTAGGTGAGGCCACAGGCCCACCTTCATCAGTTACGCTCCGTTCCCCAGCCCTCCAGACCCGTGGGGGGTCTTCAGCCTGGGATGCTGTGGCTGTTGGGACCCGCACCCCTCAGCCTCGAATCCTCAAGCATCTGCCACCTCCATCCCCCTCTGCCTCCTCAATGGGGCCTGAGCCTGGAAGCCGCTTCGCAGTGACCCTTCCTGAGGCTTATGAGTTTTTCTTCTGTGATACCAttgaggaagaggatgaagatgTGGAGGATGAAGCAGTGGACAGTCAGGCCCTGGGGGAAATCCAGTGGCCAGATACGTGTGAGTTCTTCTTCCAGGACTTCAGGGTCCAGAGGTCAAGGCGTCAAGGGCACTTAGCACCAAAAGCACCCCCAAGAGCTGAGTGTGAAGCAACACTTCCCCCTAGAGACCTTGTGCCCATCTCCATCCCTGAGGCCTATGAACACTTCTTTGGAGAGGATGGGCTTGATGGCACATCAGCTACCCTTCTCCAGCTGCAGACCTTGGAGCCTCTAAAGGAAGTAGAGCTTGGGTTGTACCCTGAACCTGGCCCAGCCACAGCAGAACAATTCAGCCTGGCAGTCAGGCAAGCAG ATGAGCTCCGGGATCCCTTCACCTCTTTTACCTTTAGCCAGAATGACATGTGCCTGGTGTTTGTAGCTTTTGCCACTTGGGCTGTGAGAACCTCAGATCTACATACCCCAGATGCTTGGAAAACAG TCTTGCTGGCCAACATTggcaccatctctgccatccgcTACTTTCGCCAGCAGATGAGGCGAGGACGTAGCCCTAGCCGAAACTCCAGTCCCAGCAGCGGCCCAAGTCCCAGCCCCAGCTGCTAg